One region of Bosea sp. 29B genomic DNA includes:
- a CDS encoding carbohydrate ABC transporter permease, translated as MTDQTAPAPRPHLVDEERTGVIDWSSGPRRFITLYLPLSLFVIVLLFPFYWMAITAIKPNGELLDYKNNNPFWVKSPTLDNINKLLFQTDYPQWLLTTMTVATVATALSLFSSVLAAYAIQRLKFKGSQYVGLAIYLAYLVPPSILFIPLATLIFQFGLYDSQLALILTYPTFLIPFCTWLLIGYFKSIPYELEECAMIDGATRLQTLWKITLPLALPGLISAGIFAFTLSWNEFIYALAFIQSAEKKTVPVAVLTQLVEGDVYHWGSLMAGALLGSIPVAILYSFFVDYYVASMTGAVKE; from the coding sequence ATGACTGATCAGACCGCCCCTGCCCCGCGCCCGCATCTTGTCGACGAGGAGCGGACCGGAGTGATCGACTGGTCCTCGGGACCACGCCGCTTCATCACGCTCTATCTGCCGCTCTCGCTCTTCGTGATCGTGCTGCTGTTCCCATTCTACTGGATGGCGATCACGGCGATCAAACCGAATGGCGAATTGCTCGACTACAAGAACAACAACCCGTTCTGGGTGAAGTCGCCGACGCTGGACAACATCAACAAGCTGCTGTTCCAGACCGACTACCCGCAATGGCTGCTGACGACGATGACGGTTGCGACGGTCGCAACCGCGCTCTCGCTCTTCTCCAGCGTGCTCGCCGCCTATGCGATCCAGCGCTTGAAGTTCAAGGGCTCGCAATATGTCGGCCTGGCCATCTACCTCGCCTATCTGGTGCCGCCCTCGATCCTGTTTATTCCGCTGGCGACGCTGATCTTCCAGTTCGGACTGTACGACTCCCAGCTCGCGCTGATCCTGACCTATCCGACCTTCCTGATCCCGTTCTGCACCTGGCTCCTGATCGGCTACTTCAAGTCGATCCCCTACGAGCTCGAGGAATGCGCCATGATCGACGGCGCGACGAGGCTGCAGACACTCTGGAAGATCACCCTGCCGCTGGCGCTGCCCGGGCTGATCTCGGCCGGCATCTTCGCCTTCACTCTGTCCTGGAACGAGTTCATCTACGCGCTCGCCTTCATCCAGTCGGCCGAGAAGAAGACCGTCCCGGTCGCTGTTCTGACCCAGCTCGTCGAGGGCGACGTCTACCATTGGGGCTCACTGATGGCCGGCGCGCTGCTCGGCTCGATCCCCGTCGCGATCCTCTATTCCTTCTTCGTCGACTACTACGTCGCCTCGATGACGGGTGCGGTGAAGGAGTAG
- a CDS encoding extracellular solute-binding protein, whose translation MSISRRDVLIGGAGLAAGATLAAPSIAQTANIEKGATLRVLRPTKFVDPDQTIFNENTEAFTKATGVQVRVDYASWEDLRPQTAVTANTGAGPDIVVGWADDPHIFADKLIDLTPVAEDLGKKYGGWYPVAEKYGKKDKTNTWISIPMGGSGGPAVYRESWVKEAGFDKFPTDHAGFLDLCRKLKAKGHPPGFALGNAVGDGNSFCNWLVWSHGGYMVDENNKVAINSKETIEALKYAKALYETFIPGTLSWLDISNNKALTAGEIGLTQNGVSLYFSIKNSKDEKTAEIGKDLNHAPMPVGAGVGRPTETALVINAMVFKHTKFPNAAKEYLRFMMETEQYDKWLTGCFGYWTQPLKGYAKSKVWEGDPKILVYRDTWERALWSGYKGAITEAAGTVNAEYVMVQMVASVCAGQATPEEAAAEAERRAKRYYRT comes from the coding sequence ATGAGCATTTCCAGACGTGACGTATTGATCGGCGGCGCAGGGCTCGCAGCCGGCGCTACCCTTGCCGCACCGTCGATCGCCCAGACCGCCAATATCGAGAAGGGCGCGACACTGCGCGTGCTGCGCCCGACCAAATTCGTCGACCCCGACCAGACGATCTTCAACGAGAACACCGAAGCATTCACCAAGGCGACCGGCGTCCAGGTCCGCGTCGACTACGCGAGCTGGGAGGATCTGCGCCCGCAGACCGCCGTCACCGCCAATACCGGCGCCGGCCCCGACATCGTTGTCGGCTGGGCCGACGATCCGCACATTTTCGCCGACAAGCTGATCGACCTGACCCCGGTCGCCGAAGACCTCGGCAAGAAATATGGCGGCTGGTACCCGGTCGCCGAGAAATACGGCAAGAAAGACAAGACCAATACCTGGATCTCGATTCCGATGGGCGGCTCCGGCGGCCCGGCGGTCTATCGCGAATCCTGGGTCAAGGAAGCAGGCTTCGACAAGTTCCCGACCGACCACGCCGGCTTCCTCGATCTCTGCCGCAAACTCAAGGCCAAAGGCCATCCTCCTGGTTTTGCCCTCGGCAATGCCGTCGGTGACGGCAACTCGTTCTGCAACTGGCTGGTCTGGTCGCATGGCGGCTACATGGTCGACGAGAACAACAAGGTCGCGATCAACAGCAAGGAGACGATCGAGGCGCTGAAATACGCCAAGGCGCTCTACGAGACCTTCATCCCGGGCACATTGTCCTGGCTCGACATCAGCAACAACAAGGCGCTGACGGCGGGTGAAATCGGCCTGACCCAGAACGGCGTCTCGCTCTACTTCTCGATCAAGAACTCGAAGGACGAGAAGACCGCAGAGATCGGCAAGGATCTGAACCACGCACCGATGCCCGTCGGCGCCGGCGTCGGCCGGCCGACCGAGACGGCGCTGGTGATCAACGCCATGGTGTTCAAGCACACCAAGTTCCCGAACGCCGCCAAGGAATATCTCCGCTTCATGATGGAGACGGAACAGTACGACAAGTGGCTGACCGGCTGCTTCGGCTACTGGACGCAGCCGCTGAAGGGCTACGCGAAGAGCAAGGTCTGGGAGGGCGATCCCAAGATCCTGGTCTACCGCGACACCTGGGAGCGGGCTCTGTGGAGCGGCTACAAGGGCGCGATCACCGAGGCGGCCGGCACGGTCAACGCCGAATACGTCATGGTCCAGATGGTCGCTTCCGTCTGCGCCGGGCAGGCCACGCCTGAAGAGGCGGCGGCCGAAGCCGAGCGCCGCGCCAAGCGCTACTACCGCACCTGA
- a CDS encoding 2-hydroxyacid dehydrogenase produces MTTQNKIEIVMTGPLMAYAADQLKARFIVHELWKEQDRAAALAAVKDRVRGVAGGGAHVRIDDALFDALPKLEVVSNFGVGYDNVDAKAAGKRGLIVTNTPDVLTDEVADLAIGLLLSTVRQLPQVDRYLRAGKWLQGAYPLTTSLRKRKIGIVGLGRIGKAVARRLEAFDVPIAYHGRSRQADVAYRYYPSLVEMAQDVDTLVSVAPGGDSTHHIINAEVLKALGPNGIVVNVGRGTVIDEQALIEALKTKTILSAGLDVFEDEPRVPAELIAMDHIVLLPHVGSASVHTREQMGQLLVDNLVSWFDGKGPLTPVAETPWTKA; encoded by the coding sequence ATGACCACACAGAACAAGATCGAGATCGTCATGACCGGGCCGCTGATGGCCTATGCCGCCGACCAGCTGAAGGCGCGCTTCATCGTGCACGAGCTCTGGAAGGAGCAGGATCGTGCAGCGGCGCTTGCTGCCGTGAAGGACCGGGTGCGCGGCGTCGCCGGCGGCGGCGCGCATGTGCGCATCGACGACGCGCTGTTCGATGCGCTGCCGAAGCTGGAAGTCGTTTCGAACTTCGGCGTCGGCTACGACAATGTCGATGCCAAGGCCGCCGGGAAGCGCGGCCTCATCGTCACCAATACGCCTGATGTGCTGACCGACGAGGTCGCCGATCTCGCCATCGGCCTCCTGCTGTCGACCGTACGTCAGCTGCCGCAGGTCGACCGCTATCTGCGCGCCGGCAAGTGGCTGCAGGGCGCCTATCCGCTCACCACCTCGCTGCGCAAGCGCAAGATCGGCATCGTCGGCCTCGGCCGGATCGGCAAGGCTGTGGCGCGCCGGCTCGAAGCCTTCGACGTGCCGATCGCCTATCATGGCCGCTCGCGCCAGGCCGATGTCGCCTATCGCTACTATCCCTCACTGGTCGAGATGGCCCAGGATGTCGACACGCTGGTCTCGGTCGCGCCGGGCGGCGATTCGACCCATCACATCATCAATGCCGAGGTTCTGAAGGCGCTCGGGCCGAACGGCATCGTCGTCAATGTCGGCCGCGGCACGGTGATCGACGAGCAGGCGCTGATCGAGGCGCTGAAGACTAAGACCATCCTCTCTGCCGGCCTCGACGTGTTCGAGGACGAGCCGCGCGTGCCGGCCGAGCTGATCGCGATGGATCACATCGTGCTTCTGCCGCATGTCGGCTCGGCATCTGTGCATACGCGCGAACAGATGGGCCAGCTTCTGGTCGACAATCTTGTTTCATGGTTCGATGGCAAGGGTCCTCTGACACCGGTTGCCGAGACGCCATGGACAAAAGCCTGA
- the ugpC gene encoding sn-glycerol-3-phosphate ABC transporter ATP-binding protein UgpC produces the protein MASVQIADVRKAYGSTQVIHGVDIDINDGEFVILVGPSGCGKSTLLRMIAGLENISGGEIRIGPRVVNDVPPKERDIAMVFQNYALYPHMTVADNMAFSMKLRKAPKAEIDERVNKAAGILGLDKLLDRYPRQLSGGQRQRVAMGRAIVRDPQVFLFDEPLSNLDAKLRVQMRTEIKELHQRLKTTTVYVTHDQIEAMTMADKIVVMHDGIVEQMGAPLDLYDNPANLFVAAFIGSPSMNLLKGTIRANGFETQGGVIWPIGKHPADSNDRAAVLGIRPEHLILDASGLPAEVVVIEPMGSETQVVVRCGGQDLTCVFRERITARPGETIKIRPDTSVTHLFDAATGKRI, from the coding sequence ATGGCATCCGTCCAGATTGCCGACGTGCGCAAGGCCTATGGCTCGACGCAAGTCATTCATGGCGTCGATATCGACATCAATGATGGCGAATTCGTCATTCTCGTCGGCCCGTCGGGCTGCGGAAAATCGACCTTGCTGCGCATGATCGCCGGCCTCGAGAACATCTCGGGCGGCGAGATCCGCATCGGTCCGCGCGTCGTCAACGACGTGCCGCCGAAGGAGCGCGACATCGCCATGGTGTTCCAGAACTATGCGCTCTATCCGCATATGACGGTGGCCGACAACATGGCCTTCTCGATGAAGCTGCGGAAAGCGCCGAAAGCCGAGATCGACGAGCGCGTCAACAAGGCCGCCGGCATTCTCGGCCTCGACAAGCTGCTCGACCGTTATCCGCGCCAGCTCTCCGGTGGCCAGCGCCAGCGCGTCGCCATGGGCCGTGCCATCGTGCGCGATCCGCAGGTCTTCCTCTTCGACGAACCGCTGTCGAACCTCGACGCCAAGCTGCGCGTGCAGATGCGCACCGAGATCAAGGAACTGCACCAGCGCCTCAAGACCACGACGGTCTACGTCACCCACGACCAGATCGAGGCCATGACCATGGCCGACAAGATCGTCGTGATGCATGACGGCATCGTCGAGCAGATGGGCGCGCCGCTCGACCTCTACGACAACCCGGCGAACCTCTTCGTCGCCGCCTTTATCGGCTCGCCCTCGATGAACCTGCTGAAGGGCACGATCCGCGCCAACGGCTTCGAGACCCAGGGCGGCGTGATCTGGCCGATCGGCAAGCATCCGGCGGATTCGAACGACCGGGCCGCCGTGCTGGGCATCCGTCCGGAACATCTCATTCTCGATGCGAGCGGGCTTCCTGCAGAAGTCGTGGTCATCGAGCCGATGGGCTCGGAAACCCAGGTCGTCGTTCGCTGCGGCGGGCAGGACCTGACCTGCGTCTTCCGCGAACGCATCACCGCCAGGCCCGGCGAGACGATCAAGATCCGGCCCGATACCTCGGTGACCCATCTGTTCGACGCCGCGACCGGCAAGCGGATCTGA
- the denD gene encoding D-erythronate dehydrogenase: MHILVIGGAGMVGRKFIERLARDGGLGGKAIDKVTAQDVFPAATPANAPFAFESLTSDLSQPGEAEKLIASRPELIVHLAAIVSGEAEADFDKGYRINLDGTRYLFDAIRLTGNGYKPRVIFTSSIAVFGAPFHDKIEDEFFTTPLTSYGTQKAIGELLLSDYSRRGFFDGIGIRLPTICVRPGAPNKAASGFFSNIIREPLNGQDAVLPVSDQVRHWHASPRSAVGFLVHAATMDTAAIGPRRALTMPGYSATVAEQIEALRKVAGENVVKRIKRVPDPVIDAIVAGWPRNFDAKRAPALGFKAESSFEEIIRAHIDDELGGTFVA; encoded by the coding sequence ATGCACATCCTCGTCATCGGCGGCGCCGGCATGGTCGGCCGCAAGTTCATCGAGCGCCTGGCACGCGACGGCGGCCTCGGCGGCAAGGCGATCGACAAGGTGACGGCGCAGGACGTCTTCCCGGCTGCGACGCCGGCGAATGCGCCCTTCGCCTTCGAGTCGCTGACCTCCGACCTCTCCCAGCCGGGCGAAGCCGAGAAGCTGATCGCCTCGCGCCCGGAGCTGATCGTCCATCTCGCCGCGATCGTCTCCGGCGAGGCCGAGGCCGATTTCGACAAGGGCTACCGCATCAATCTCGACGGCACGCGCTATCTCTTCGACGCGATCCGCCTCACCGGCAACGGCTACAAGCCGCGCGTGATCTTCACCTCCTCGATCGCCGTCTTCGGCGCGCCCTTCCATGACAAGATCGAGGACGAGTTCTTCACCACGCCGCTGACCAGCTACGGCACGCAGAAGGCGATCGGCGAATTGCTGCTCAGCGACTACTCCCGCCGCGGTTTCTTCGACGGCATCGGCATCCGCCTGCCGACGATCTGCGTCCGGCCGGGCGCGCCGAACAAGGCCGCCTCCGGCTTCTTCTCCAACATCATCCGCGAACCGCTCAACGGCCAGGACGCGGTGCTGCCGGTCTCCGACCAGGTCCGCCACTGGCACGCCTCGCCGCGCTCGGCCGTTGGCTTCCTCGTCCACGCCGCGACGATGGATACGGCTGCGATCGGCCCGCGCCGCGCCCTGACCATGCCGGGCTATTCCGCCACCGTCGCCGAGCAGATCGAGGCGCTGCGCAAGGTCGCCGGCGAGAACGTGGTCAAGCGCATCAAGCGTGTGCCCGATCCGGTGATCGACGCCATCGTCGCCGGCTGGCCGCGCAATTTCGACGCGAAGCGCGCGCCGGCGCTCGGCTTCAAGGCGGAATCGAGCTTCGAGGAGATCATCCGCGCCCATATCGACGACGAGCTCGGCGGCACGTTCGTCGCGTAA
- a CDS encoding AprI/Inh family metalloprotease inhibitor encodes MDKSLIKTGMRWMQRGVAIAALALLAALPVGAQTQSLPRGAEKAPEGLKPFIGAWDLEKLGSARECTVTFGAETAGQGRQVRFPATCRRALPILTGVVAWDVADGAPRLLDGHGKPVIVFSGKADPGRRGKGSDGAEYGLDPAGYVRAQQRPAPGRAELAATAAARPTAVDPASAPAAGSVPGRYTVMRQAGRDVCKLVLSTNPSANAGASVASFDGLCPDTGLTIFSPVAWRYEAGRLELIARKGHKVELVFEGGQWRKDPAVGAPLLLKKLP; translated from the coding sequence ATGGACAAAAGCCTGATCAAGACGGGAATGCGCTGGATGCAGCGGGGCGTAGCGATCGCCGCTCTGGCGCTGCTCGCCGCCTTGCCGGTTGGGGCGCAGACGCAATCGCTGCCACGCGGTGCCGAGAAGGCGCCCGAGGGCCTGAAGCCCTTCATCGGCGCATGGGACCTCGAGAAGCTCGGCTCGGCGCGCGAGTGCACGGTGACCTTCGGGGCCGAGACGGCCGGGCAGGGCCGGCAGGTCCGGTTCCCGGCGACGTGCCGGCGTGCCCTGCCGATTCTCACCGGGGTCGTCGCCTGGGATGTCGCCGATGGCGCGCCCAGGCTGCTCGACGGCCATGGCAAGCCGGTGATCGTCTTCAGCGGGAAGGCCGATCCGGGGCGGCGCGGCAAAGGCAGCGATGGCGCGGAATACGGGCTCGACCCGGCCGGCTATGTGCGGGCGCAGCAGCGTCCGGCGCCTGGACGGGCTGAGCTTGCGGCGACGGCGGCGGCGCGCCCGACTGCCGTCGATCCTGCGAGCGCGCCTGCGGCAGGCAGTGTCCCCGGCCGCTATACGGTGATGCGACAGGCTGGACGCGATGTCTGCAAGCTGGTGCTCTCCACCAATCCCTCGGCCAATGCCGGCGCGTCGGTCGCGAGCTTCGACGGGCTTTGCCCGGACACCGGGTTGACGATCTTCTCGCCGGTCGCCTGGCGCTATGAGGCCGGCCGGCTCGAATTGATCGCCCGCAAGGGCCACAAGGTCGAGCTGGTCTTCGAGGGCGGGCAGTGGCGCAAGGACCCGGCGGTCGGCGCGCCGCTGCTGCTGAAGAAGCTGCCTTAA
- a CDS encoding FadR/GntR family transcriptional regulator, with protein sequence MQLHVKARATRLNPDRLFGQVAHRLAVAIITGASPAGALLPNEDDLKDEISVSRTAYREAVKFLTGKGLVEARPKSGTRVAPRETWNLLDPDVLAWHFKADPNEKFIRDLFELRLFVEPSAARLAAQRRSDADLSRIEAAFRGMAENPPYAEPTVNADLAFHEAIFAATRNPPLQCLAPAVCATIQWSLFLKAPDDRFFFTASLIDHERVLEAIVQRDGELAAARMSGLVIDSLNSTLRLLAGRTDADAGKTA encoded by the coding sequence ATGCAGCTTCATGTCAAAGCGCGCGCGACGAGGCTCAATCCAGACCGGCTCTTCGGCCAGGTTGCGCACAGGCTCGCGGTCGCAATCATCACCGGCGCCTCGCCGGCGGGAGCGCTGCTGCCGAACGAGGACGATCTGAAGGATGAAATCTCAGTCTCGCGCACCGCCTATCGCGAGGCCGTGAAGTTTCTGACCGGCAAGGGACTGGTCGAGGCCAGGCCGAAGAGCGGCACGCGGGTGGCGCCGCGCGAGACCTGGAATCTGCTCGACCCCGATGTGCTCGCCTGGCATTTCAAGGCTGATCCCAACGAGAAATTCATCCGCGATCTGTTCGAGCTTCGGCTCTTCGTCGAGCCGAGCGCGGCCCGGCTGGCGGCGCAGCGGCGCAGCGATGCCGATCTCAGCCGGATCGAGGCGGCCTTTCGTGGCATGGCCGAAAACCCGCCCTATGCCGAGCCGACCGTCAATGCCGACCTCGCCTTCCACGAGGCGATCTTCGCCGCGACCCGCAATCCGCCGCTGCAATGCCTCGCGCCCGCGGTTTGCGCGACGATCCAGTGGTCGTTGTTCCTGAAGGCGCCCGACGACCGCTTCTTTTTCACGGCGTCATTGATCGATCATGAGCGTGTGCTTGAGGCGATCGTGCAGCGCGATGGCGAGCTCGCGGCGGCGCGGATGAGCGGACTGGTGATCGACAGCCTGAACAGCACTTTGCGCCTGCTCGCCGGTCGAACTGATGCAGATGCGGGCAAAACCGCGTGA
- a CDS encoding sugar ABC transporter permease, translating into MTIAAEARTVHHLPQNWLVRLLDNKSFLIFLCLLPTATLLLVFLSYPLGLGIWLAFTDTRIGRAGHFIGLENFTSLMQDRVFITSVWNTLLYTGVATVGKFGLGLWLALLLNNHLPFKSLLRALILVPWIVPTVLSAIAFWWIYDPQFSIISYVLVDVLGWRTTYIDFLGEPWAARWSLIAANTWRGIPFVAISLLAGLQTISPTLYEAAMLDGANAWQRFRHVTLPMLMPILAIVLTFSVLFTFTDFQLVYAITRGGPINSTHLMATLAFQRGIPGGQLGEGAAIAVAMIPFLVMATLFSYFALARRKWQQGEDND; encoded by the coding sequence ATGACGATCGCCGCTGAAGCCAGGACCGTTCACCATCTGCCACAGAACTGGCTGGTCCGGCTGCTCGACAACAAATCCTTTCTCATCTTTCTTTGCCTGCTTCCGACGGCCACCCTGCTGCTCGTCTTCCTGAGCTATCCGCTGGGCCTCGGGATCTGGCTCGCCTTCACCGATACCCGCATCGGCCGCGCGGGCCACTTCATCGGCTTAGAGAACTTCACCTCGCTGATGCAGGATCGGGTCTTCATCACCTCGGTCTGGAACACTCTGCTCTATACCGGCGTCGCCACGGTCGGGAAGTTCGGCCTGGGCCTGTGGTTGGCGCTGCTGCTGAACAATCATCTGCCGTTCAAGTCGCTGCTGCGGGCCTTGATCCTGGTGCCCTGGATCGTCCCGACTGTGCTCTCAGCCATCGCCTTCTGGTGGATCTACGATCCGCAGTTCTCGATCATTTCCTACGTGCTGGTCGACGTGCTCGGCTGGCGCACCACCTATATCGACTTCCTCGGCGAGCCCTGGGCCGCGCGCTGGTCGCTGATCGCGGCGAACACCTGGCGCGGCATCCCCTTCGTTGCGATCTCGCTGCTCGCCGGTCTGCAGACGATCTCGCCGACGCTCTACGAGGCGGCGATGCTCGACGGTGCCAATGCCTGGCAGCGCTTCCGGCATGTCACCCTGCCGATGCTGATGCCGATCCTGGCGATCGTGCTGACCTTCTCGGTGCTGTTCACCTTCACCGACTTCCAGCTCGTCTACGCCATCACCCGCGGCGGCCCGATCAACTCGACCCATCTGATGGCGACCCTCGCCTTCCAGCGCGGCATCCCCGGCGGCCAGCTCGGCGAGGGCGCGGCGATCGCGGTGGCGATGATCCCCTTCCTCGTGATGGCGACGCTGTTCAGCTACTTCGCGCTCGCCCGCCGCAAATGGCAGCAGGGAGAAGACAATGACTGA
- a CDS encoding NAD(P)-dependent oxidoreductase — MTSIAFVGLGAMGAPMAENLVKHQFRVTGFDMRESARTALVAAGGQAADSAAAAAEGAETLVLMVVNAAQARSVLFDAGALDRLAPGATVILMATCPPGEVEAIADAVTKTGRHFVDAPVSGGVKGAEGGTLTIMVGAPADSFARAKPVLDAMGDKVFHVGGKPGQGATVKTVNQLLCGVHIAVAAEALSLAQKAGIDGAVLFEIMGGSAASSWMLRDRGPRMLEDEPPVASAVDIFVKDLGIVLDAGRAAKAALPLAAAAHQMFLAASGLGHGGRDDSHVVRAYRALNRKPDNDA, encoded by the coding sequence GTGACTTCAATCGCCTTCGTCGGGCTCGGCGCCATGGGCGCGCCGATGGCCGAAAATCTCGTCAAGCACCAGTTCCGCGTAACCGGCTTCGACATGAGGGAGAGCGCCCGAACCGCGCTCGTCGCAGCCGGGGGCCAGGCTGCCGATAGCGCTGCCGCCGCGGCTGAAGGAGCCGAGACGCTCGTCCTCATGGTGGTCAACGCCGCACAGGCCCGCTCGGTCCTGTTCGACGCCGGCGCGCTCGATAGGCTGGCTCCGGGCGCCACCGTCATCCTGATGGCGACCTGCCCACCCGGCGAGGTCGAGGCCATCGCCGACGCCGTGACGAAGACGGGCCGGCATTTCGTCGATGCGCCGGTCTCGGGCGGCGTCAAGGGCGCTGAAGGAGGCACGCTCACCATCATGGTCGGCGCCCCCGCCGACAGCTTCGCCAGGGCCAAGCCGGTGCTCGACGCCATGGGCGACAAGGTCTTCCATGTCGGCGGGAAGCCGGGCCAGGGCGCGACGGTGAAGACCGTCAACCAATTGCTCTGCGGCGTCCATATCGCGGTCGCGGCGGAGGCGCTCTCGCTGGCGCAGAAGGCCGGCATCGACGGTGCAGTGCTGTTCGAGATCATGGGCGGCTCGGCCGCCTCGTCCTGGATGCTCAGGGACCGCGGCCCACGCATGCTCGAAGACGAGCCGCCGGTCGCCAGCGCCGTCGACATCTTCGTCAAGGACCTCGGCATCGTCCTCGATGCCGGCCGTGCCGCCAAGGCGGCTTTGCCGCTCGCAGCGGCCGCGCACCAGATGTTTCTCGCCGCCTCGGGCCTCGGCCATGGCGGGCGCGACGACTCGCATGTGGTCCGCGCTTATCGGGCGCTGAACCGCAAGCCGGACAACGATGCCTGA
- the denD gene encoding D-erythronate dehydrogenase, translating into MHVLISGAAGMIGSRLAARIAREGACAGKPLTRLTLTDVVAPPRPAGFDGPIESRTEDSSSAAVAAELAALRPDIIFHLAAIISGEAERDFDKGYRINLDGMCNLLEAIRQESAKNGPYVPKLVFSSSSGIFGAPFPPAISDEFHVTPLTSYGAQKAIGELLLADYSRRGFVDGVGIRFPSIVIRPGKPNASAGGFFSGIIREPLQGQEALLPVEDDVIFTHASPRSAVGFLLHGASLTREDLGPRINLSMPGVCVTVGEQIEALRRIAGDKAVKLIRRAPDKAAADIVKGWPTRFDAKRALSLGFRAEQDFDEIIRVHIEDDLGGRLPN; encoded by the coding sequence ATGCACGTCCTGATCAGCGGCGCCGCCGGCATGATCGGCTCGCGGCTCGCCGCGCGCATCGCCCGCGAGGGCGCCTGTGCCGGCAAGCCGCTCACCCGGCTGACGCTGACCGACGTCGTGGCGCCGCCGCGCCCGGCAGGCTTCGATGGGCCGATCGAGAGCCGCACCGAGGATTCGAGTTCGGCAGCGGTCGCGGCCGAACTCGCAGCGCTGCGGCCCGACATCATCTTCCACCTCGCCGCGATCATCTCCGGCGAGGCGGAACGCGATTTCGACAAGGGCTATCGCATCAATCTCGACGGCATGTGCAATCTGCTGGAGGCGATCCGGCAGGAGAGCGCGAAGAATGGGCCTTATGTGCCCAAGCTCGTCTTTTCCTCATCGAGCGGCATCTTCGGCGCGCCCTTCCCGCCGGCGATCTCCGACGAGTTCCACGTCACGCCGCTGACCAGCTATGGCGCGCAGAAGGCGATCGGCGAATTGCTGCTCGCCGACTATTCGCGCCGGGGCTTCGTCGATGGCGTCGGTATCCGCTTCCCCTCGATCGTGATCCGGCCGGGCAAACCCAACGCTTCGGCCGGCGGCTTCTTCTCCGGCATCATCCGCGAGCCGCTGCAGGGCCAGGAGGCGCTGCTGCCGGTCGAGGACGACGTCATCTTCACCCATGCCTCGCCGCGCTCAGCCGTCGGCTTCCTGCTGCACGGCGCCTCGCTGACCCGCGAAGATCTCGGCCCACGCATCAACCTCAGCATGCCCGGCGTCTGCGTCACCGTAGGCGAGCAGATCGAGGCTTTGCGCCGCATCGCCGGCGACAAGGCGGTGAAGCTGATCCGGCGCGCCCCCGACAAGGCCGCCGCCGACATCGTCAAGGGCTGGCCGACCCGCTTCGACGCCAAGCGGGCACTGTCGCTCGGCTTCCGGGCCGAACAGGATTTCGACGAGATCATCCGCGTCCATATCGAGGACGATCTCGGCGGCCGCCTACCCAACTGA